Proteins co-encoded in one Spirosoma endbachense genomic window:
- a CDS encoding ABC transporter permease: protein MTNPPRWANWLLETFGHPDTREEVQGDLLELYDYWIETIGERKARWRYSLSVLKLMRPLATRKQADDYSPPFFGSPSMIRNYLKIALRNLVKNKAYSFINIGGLAMGMTVAMLIGLWIYDELSFDKYFQNYDRIAKVMQNGTFNGEVFHGEYNPAPMGQELRTVYADDFTHVIMSSWTRDHILSYGDNKFTKTGNYLSADAPDMLTLKMLSGTRSGLKDPSSILLSESVAQALFGTSDPVGKLMKIDNKLDVKVTGVYEDFPYNTEFRDMKFMAPWDLYASSEAWVKRAQDNVEWGNFSWQVLAQIAPNSSFEAVSDKIKNIRLKHNPETAFIKPKVYLQPMSKWHLYSGWDKSGNLDGRIQYVWLFGIIGVFVLLLACINFMNLSTARSEKRAKEVGIRKAVGSVRSQLISQFFSESLLVVAFAFVLSIVLALLILPLFNEVADKQIGILWTNPVFWLCGIGFSVLTGLIAGSYPALYLSSFQAVKVLKGTFRVGRFASIPRQVLVVVQFTVSVTLIIGTIIVFRQIEHAKSRPVGYERSGLITVSMNTPELHQHYNTLRDELIRTGAVVDMSTSSAPTTDLNSQNSGFDWVGKDPNFKDNFGTIAVTHDFGKTVGWQFVQGRDFSRQFPSDSSGMVLNETAVRYMGVKDPVGKQIKWNGKPYRVVGVIKDMLMASPFEPVFQTVYMLDYGWASVINIKLNLSRSTSESLAKIEAVFRKFNPGSPFDYRFIDQQYALKFAAEERIGKLASVFAILAIFISSLGLFGLASFVAEQRTKEIGVRKVLGASVLNVWSLLSKDFVLLVIISFGIATPIAYYFLHSWLQKYEYRTEMSWWIFAISGLGALAITLLTVSYQSIKAALINPVKSLRSE from the coding sequence ATGACAAATCCGCCCCGTTGGGCCAACTGGCTACTGGAAACATTCGGCCATCCCGATACGCGGGAAGAGGTGCAGGGCGACCTGCTCGAACTCTACGATTACTGGATTGAGACAATAGGTGAGCGTAAGGCCCGCTGGCGATATAGCCTGAGTGTATTGAAACTAATGCGGCCATTGGCCACCCGTAAACAAGCTGATGACTATTCCCCTCCCTTTTTTGGGAGCCCTTCCATGATCCGAAATTATCTGAAAATTGCCCTGAGGAACCTTGTTAAGAACAAGGCATACTCGTTTATCAATATTGGTGGGCTTGCCATGGGCATGACCGTTGCCATGCTCATTGGCCTGTGGATTTATGACGAACTGTCGTTTGATAAGTACTTCCAGAATTACGACCGTATTGCGAAGGTCATGCAAAACGGAACGTTCAACGGCGAGGTGTTTCATGGAGAATATAATCCGGCACCTATGGGCCAGGAGCTACGGACGGTTTATGCCGATGATTTTACCCATGTTATCATGTCGTCCTGGACGCGCGATCACATCCTGTCGTATGGCGACAACAAATTTACCAAAACCGGTAATTACCTGAGTGCTGATGCACCTGATATGCTCACGCTGAAGATGCTCAGCGGAACGCGGTCCGGCTTAAAAGATCCTTCGTCGATTTTATTGTCTGAATCGGTCGCACAGGCCCTGTTCGGTACGTCCGATCCGGTGGGTAAGCTCATGAAGATCGACAACAAACTAGACGTGAAAGTGACGGGCGTTTATGAAGATTTTCCCTATAATACCGAATTCAGAGATATGAAGTTCATGGCTCCGTGGGACCTGTATGCCTCGTCGGAAGCTTGGGTGAAACGGGCTCAGGACAATGTCGAATGGGGGAATTTCTCCTGGCAGGTGTTGGCTCAGATCGCGCCGAATTCATCATTTGAAGCAGTGTCGGACAAAATCAAAAACATACGGCTCAAACATAACCCTGAAACCGCGTTTATTAAACCGAAGGTATACCTCCAGCCCATGAGCAAATGGCACCTCTATTCGGGCTGGGATAAATCGGGAAACCTGGATGGGCGGATTCAATACGTCTGGCTTTTCGGCATCATTGGCGTGTTTGTGCTCTTGCTGGCCTGCATCAATTTCATGAATCTATCAACGGCCCGCTCCGAAAAACGAGCCAAGGAGGTAGGTATTCGGAAAGCGGTCGGCTCGGTACGGAGTCAGTTGATCAGCCAGTTTTTCAGCGAATCGCTGCTGGTGGTTGCCTTCGCATTTGTGTTGTCAATCGTATTGGCGCTACTTATACTGCCTCTTTTTAACGAAGTGGCTGATAAACAGATCGGCATTTTATGGACGAATCCCGTTTTCTGGCTTTGCGGTATTGGCTTCAGCGTACTGACCGGCCTGATTGCAGGGAGCTATCCAGCCCTGTACCTGTCGTCATTCCAGGCGGTCAAGGTGCTAAAAGGAACCTTTCGGGTCGGTCGGTTTGCGTCGATTCCTCGCCAGGTATTGGTCGTGGTGCAGTTTACGGTTTCAGTGACGCTGATCATTGGAACGATTATCGTGTTCCGGCAAATTGAGCACGCCAAGAGTCGGCCTGTAGGCTATGAACGAAGTGGCTTGATTACCGTTTCGATGAACACGCCGGAATTACACCAGCACTACAATACCCTTCGCGATGAGCTGATACGAACCGGAGCCGTTGTGGATATGTCGACCTCATCGGCCCCAACAACTGATCTGAATTCGCAGAATAGCGGTTTCGACTGGGTGGGCAAAGATCCTAACTTCAAAGATAACTTTGGAACCATTGCCGTTACGCATGATTTTGGCAAAACCGTAGGCTGGCAATTTGTGCAGGGCCGCGACTTTTCCCGGCAGTTCCCGAGTGATTCGTCGGGTATGGTTCTGAATGAAACAGCCGTGCGATACATGGGCGTAAAAGATCCCGTAGGCAAGCAGATCAAGTGGAATGGCAAGCCGTATCGGGTGGTTGGGGTTATCAAGGATATGCTGATGGCTTCACCCTTTGAGCCCGTTTTTCAGACGGTATATATGCTGGATTATGGATGGGCAAGTGTCATCAATATTAAGCTTAACCTCAGCCGGAGCACCAGCGAGTCATTGGCCAAGATCGAAGCCGTTTTTCGCAAATTCAATCCCGGTAGCCCGTTCGATTACCGATTCATCGATCAGCAATATGCCCTGAAATTTGCGGCCGAAGAACGTATTGGCAAGCTCGCATCGGTCTTCGCGATTCTGGCCATTTTCATCTCCAGCCTGGGGCTTTTCGGGTTGGCTTCGTTTGTGGCCGAACAACGCACCAAAGAAATCGGGGTGCGCAAAGTATTAGGAGCTTCTGTCCTCAACGTGTGGAGCCTGCTCTCGAAAGACTTTGTATTACTGGTGATTATTTCCTTTGGTATTGCCACGCCAATTGCTTACTATTTTCTGCATAGCTGGCTTCAGAAATATGAGTACCGAACCGAGATGTCGTGGTGGATTTTTGCCATTTCGGGTTTGGGCGCTTTGGCGATAACCTTGTTGACCGTGAGTTATCAAAGCATCAAAGCGGCCTTGATTAATCCAGTGAAGTCGTTACGTAGCGAATAA
- a CDS encoding ABC transporter permease → MNSNPQPPRWANWLLEAFGDPNTVEEVQGDLLELYDYWVEAVGEREARWRYTLSVLKLLRPFAKSTIAFSESGYSGREPQTIFFLSPTMLRNYLKIAWRNLVLHKAFTAINIIGLAIGLATCLLIVLFVLDELSYDRYHAKADRIFRVNIHGQVGGKEINTAPVSVPVGPALVRDYSGVEATTRFDQEGTFIVKHNRDSFKEEHVVFADSNFFDVFSIPLLKGNPKTVLTEPNTIVLTETIAKKYFGEQDPIGQTLTLGTRGLFRVTGVCQDVPSNTHFHYDMFGSMRSIELRNTWLSSGAYTYVVLRPGYSIDDLRAKMPELVKKHIGSEIQALFGISLDEFTRKGDRFGFGFQPITDIHLHSDLEAEIESNSDVKYIYIFSIIAVFILLVACINFMNLSTAGSAGRAKEVGIRKVLGSVQQQLIGQFLSESVLITFMALVVALSIVAIVLPSFNQLAGKQFGYNALTSGWMLAGIVLTCLLIGLLAGSYPAFFLSAFKPVSVLKGQMRAGFRSGWLRNTLVTTQFVVSIGMIIGTLVVYRQLYFIQNKKVGFDKDQVLILHDTYSLGPKGKAFRAELAKLAQVINATQAGYLPAGVSNSGNDGFQPDNGSAQAAIYREKTYYIDENYLPTLGINLAQGRNFSKAFPSDSAAILINEAAAKRFGWKNPIGQRLWTVGNGSPESRRLYTIVGVVKNFHFESMHQHIAPLVMFYGADYYQMALRVRTTDMPGLLKTLEQKWKAQTDNPFAYSFLNERFNRIYQSEQRVGQLFGIFASLTVIISCLGLFGLAMFTAQQRTKEIGVRKVLGASVTSVVALLSKDFLKLVLVAIVIATPLAWYAMSRWLQDFAYKIDIEWWVFVLAAFLAIGIALLTVSFQSIKAALMNPVQSLRSE, encoded by the coding sequence ATGAACTCCAACCCTCAACCACCCCGCTGGGCCAATTGGCTTTTGGAGGCTTTTGGTGATCCCAATACGGTCGAAGAAGTGCAGGGGGATCTGCTCGAACTCTACGATTATTGGGTAGAGGCAGTGGGTGAACGCGAAGCCCGCTGGCGATATACACTGAGCGTACTGAAGTTGTTACGACCATTTGCAAAGTCAACGATCGCGTTTTCGGAATCAGGCTATTCCGGCAGGGAACCGCAGACCATCTTTTTTTTGAGCCCTACCATGTTACGAAACTATTTGAAAATTGCCTGGCGGAACCTTGTGCTCCACAAAGCCTTCACAGCCATTAACATTATTGGCTTGGCTATTGGGCTGGCTACATGCCTGCTGATTGTGTTGTTTGTTCTGGATGAATTGAGTTATGATCGCTACCATGCCAAAGCCGATCGTATCTTCCGGGTGAATATTCATGGTCAGGTTGGTGGAAAGGAGATTAATACAGCACCAGTGAGCGTTCCGGTTGGACCAGCGCTGGTTCGTGATTATTCTGGGGTAGAAGCCACTACCCGCTTTGATCAGGAAGGCACATTTATTGTAAAGCATAACCGCGATAGCTTTAAGGAAGAGCATGTCGTTTTTGCGGATTCCAACTTTTTCGATGTCTTCTCCATACCGTTGCTGAAAGGCAATCCCAAAACGGTATTGACGGAACCGAATACAATCGTCCTTACGGAAACAATTGCCAAAAAATATTTTGGTGAGCAGGACCCAATTGGCCAGACACTGACGCTCGGTACTCGGGGGCTTTTTCGGGTAACAGGTGTTTGTCAGGACGTTCCCTCGAACACACACTTTCACTACGATATGTTCGGGTCAATGCGCTCGATTGAGCTCCGCAATACGTGGTTAAGTAGTGGTGCCTATACCTATGTGGTGCTTCGACCAGGTTATTCAATTGACGACCTGAGGGCTAAAATGCCGGAACTGGTGAAGAAGCACATCGGCTCTGAAATCCAGGCGCTTTTCGGCATTAGTCTGGACGAGTTTACCCGGAAAGGAGATCGGTTCGGATTCGGATTTCAACCCATTACGGATATTCATCTTCACTCCGACCTGGAGGCTGAGATCGAATCCAACAGTGACGTTAAATACATTTATATCTTTTCGATTATCGCGGTATTTATTCTGCTGGTTGCCTGCATCAACTTCATGAACCTATCTACTGCTGGATCGGCCGGAAGGGCGAAAGAAGTGGGTATTCGGAAGGTATTAGGGTCAGTGCAACAGCAATTGATCGGGCAATTTTTAAGCGAGTCGGTACTGATTACATTCATGGCCCTGGTGGTTGCCCTTAGTATCGTAGCGATCGTGTTGCCAAGCTTTAATCAGCTGGCAGGAAAACAGTTTGGATATAATGCCTTGACAAGTGGCTGGATGCTGGCAGGTATCGTATTGACTTGCTTGTTGATCGGGTTGCTGGCAGGTAGCTACCCCGCCTTTTTCCTGTCGGCGTTTAAGCCAGTGAGTGTACTGAAAGGGCAGATGCGGGCCGGGTTCCGCAGTGGCTGGCTACGAAACACACTGGTTACCACTCAGTTTGTGGTTTCTATCGGAATGATTATCGGAACACTGGTCGTTTATCGGCAGCTCTATTTTATTCAGAACAAAAAAGTAGGATTCGATAAGGATCAGGTACTTATCCTGCATGATACCTATTCGCTTGGGCCCAAAGGCAAGGCATTCAGAGCTGAACTGGCCAAACTAGCACAGGTAATCAATGCAACGCAGGCAGGATATCTTCCCGCTGGCGTATCGAACAGCGGAAACGATGGATTTCAGCCAGATAACGGATCTGCCCAGGCAGCTATTTACCGGGAGAAAACATACTACATCGACGAAAATTACCTGCCAACGTTAGGGATTAACCTGGCTCAGGGTCGGAATTTCTCGAAAGCCTTTCCGTCCGACAGTGCCGCTATACTGATTAACGAAGCTGCTGCCAAACGATTCGGCTGGAAAAACCCGATTGGACAACGGCTCTGGACAGTGGGCAATGGTAGCCCGGAAAGTCGCCGGCTGTACACGATTGTTGGGGTTGTGAAGAATTTTCACTTCGAGTCGATGCACCAGCACATTGCCCCTCTGGTTATGTTTTATGGAGCCGATTATTATCAAATGGCCCTGCGAGTCCGAACCACAGACATGCCGGGGTTATTAAAAACACTGGAGCAGAAATGGAAAGCTCAGACGGATAATCCATTTGCTTATTCATTCCTGAATGAACGATTCAACAGGATTTACCAGTCTGAACAACGGGTTGGCCAATTGTTTGGCATCTTCGCCAGCCTGACAGTCATTATCTCCTGTTTGGGACTCTTTGGTCTGGCCATGTTTACGGCCCAGCAGCGGACCAAAGAGATCGGGGTGCGCAAAGTATTAGGGGCATCAGTTACCAGCGTGGTCGCCTTGTTGTCGAAAGACTTCCTGAAACTGGTGCTGGTGGCCATTGTGATTGCCACGCCACTGGCCTGGTATGCCATGAGTCGATGGTTACAGGATTTCGCCTATAAGATTGATATTGAATGGTGGGTGTTCGTTCTGGCGGCATTTCTCGCTATTGGTATTGCGCTTCTGACGGTGAGTTTTCAAAGTATTAAAGCCGCCCTGATGAATCCGGTTCAATCCTTACGATCGGAATGA
- a CDS encoding ABC transporter permease has product MMKPPRWANRLLESFGDPNTVEEVQGDLLELYAYWVETVGERRANWRYGLSVLKLLRPLAKRRPVSDYDSPFFLSPAMIRNYLIIAWRNLIRNKAFSVINISGLTLGMASSLLIFLWIQDELSIGTQYENSADLYRIMENEIADGRIVTDEDTPGILADELKKQFPEVVYAAGFSNPEQHVLTVGEKVTRQTGYFVGADWLTMYSIPLVAGTYINALNSPNSLVISKKIAEIYFGNPQTALGKSIRFDSGTDYQVTAVFDNLPDSSPDKYDFLLNWQKYLKREPWLDQWENAGPGTRLQLRPDANPAVVDAKLKTFLKGRNKDIGPNFNIQLFLQPESEAYLYSNFKNGHRDGGRIEYVRLFIIVAVFLLFIACINFMNLATARSVKRAREVGVRKVVGARRASLMGQFMGEAMLLTTLALGLATGLVALVLPVFNQLTDKQLILPFNQPLLWIGLPLLLVVTGALAGSYPALFLSSLRPVLVLKGTLRLGAGAQLFRRGLVVFQFVLSMLLIIGTVVIYRQLHYIQTKNLGYDRENLIKIQGEGEIAQKFQLFKQELLQQPGIQSVSHIQTSPLQNGNTTDGVEWVGKDPTSAIQFNNTWVGYDFAKTMKINIIRGRDFSPSFGTDSSNYLINQAAARRIGYKDPVGQPLSFGQKPGTIVGLIEDFHFNSLHNPIRPLIIRLAENWNHDNVLIRTKPGQTEQALASVEALCRKLNPKFPFSYSFVDSDYATLYKSETVVGTLATVFAFLAIFIACLGLFGLAAFTTEQRTKEIGVRKVLGASVYSIATLLSKDFLKLVLVAIVTASPIAWYVMNQWLQNFAYKITISWWVFVLAGFLATGIALLTVSFQSIKAALMNPVKSLRSE; this is encoded by the coding sequence ATGATGAAACCACCCCGCTGGGCCAACAGACTGCTGGAATCTTTTGGCGATCCCAACACAGTTGAAGAAGTGCAGGGCGACCTGCTCGAACTCTATGCCTATTGGGTAGAAACGGTGGGGGAGCGACGCGCCAACTGGCGCTATGGACTGAGTGTACTGAAACTACTGCGGCCATTGGCAAAAAGAAGACCAGTATCCGATTATGATTCACCCTTTTTTTTGAGCCCTGCTATGATCCGGAATTATTTGATAATCGCCTGGCGGAATCTGATTCGCAACAAAGCGTTTTCCGTCATCAACATTTCAGGGCTAACCCTGGGTATGGCCTCCAGCCTGCTGATATTTTTGTGGATTCAAGATGAATTGAGCATAGGTACTCAGTACGAAAACAGCGCCGATTTGTACCGAATCATGGAGAACGAAATTGCCGATGGCCGAATCGTTACCGATGAGGATACTCCCGGAATTTTAGCTGATGAACTCAAAAAGCAATTTCCGGAGGTTGTTTATGCGGCTGGTTTTTCAAACCCGGAACAGCATGTGCTGACGGTAGGGGAGAAGGTGACCCGACAGACAGGCTATTTTGTTGGAGCAGATTGGTTAACGATGTACAGTATTCCATTAGTAGCCGGAACCTATATCAATGCGCTTAATTCACCCAATAGCCTGGTAATTTCAAAAAAAATAGCTGAAATCTATTTTGGCAACCCACAGACCGCTCTGGGCAAATCCATTCGATTTGACAGTGGAACCGACTATCAGGTTACGGCCGTATTTGATAATTTACCTGACAGTTCACCCGATAAGTACGATTTTTTGCTGAACTGGCAGAAGTACTTAAAGCGGGAGCCCTGGCTCGACCAGTGGGAAAATGCCGGGCCGGGAACCCGCCTGCAACTACGGCCAGATGCCAATCCGGCCGTAGTTGATGCCAAGCTCAAAACATTTCTAAAGGGCCGGAATAAGGACATTGGCCCGAATTTTAACATCCAGCTCTTCCTGCAACCCGAGTCAGAAGCGTATTTGTATTCTAACTTTAAAAACGGCCATCGCGATGGCGGACGCATCGAATATGTGCGGCTATTTATCATTGTGGCTGTGTTTTTACTTTTTATTGCGTGCATCAACTTCATGAATCTGGCAACGGCCCGTTCGGTCAAACGAGCGCGTGAAGTAGGCGTTCGGAAAGTTGTAGGGGCTAGACGGGCATCGCTGATGGGGCAGTTTATGGGCGAAGCTATGCTCCTGACTACGCTGGCACTTGGGCTGGCGACCGGGCTGGTGGCGTTGGTGCTGCCCGTATTTAATCAGCTAACCGACAAGCAACTTATACTCCCCTTTAACCAGCCCCTTCTCTGGATAGGTCTGCCCCTATTGCTCGTGGTTACGGGCGCTTTGGCCGGAAGCTATCCGGCGTTGTTTTTGTCGTCGCTCAGGCCGGTACTCGTGCTGAAAGGAACACTCCGTTTGGGCGCTGGAGCACAACTGTTTCGGCGTGGCCTGGTCGTATTTCAGTTTGTTTTATCGATGCTGCTGATCATCGGAACCGTTGTTATTTATCGACAGCTGCACTATATCCAAACGAAGAATCTTGGCTATGATCGGGAGAATCTGATCAAGATTCAGGGTGAAGGCGAAATTGCCCAAAAATTCCAGCTTTTTAAACAGGAACTCCTTCAACAGCCAGGTATTCAGTCTGTTTCACACATACAGACAAGCCCGCTGCAAAACGGAAATACGACCGATGGCGTAGAGTGGGTGGGGAAAGATCCTACATCTGCTATTCAATTCAATAATACCTGGGTTGGCTACGATTTTGCTAAAACGATGAAGATTAACATCATCCGTGGCCGTGATTTTTCGCCCAGTTTTGGCACGGACTCGAGTAATTACCTCATCAACCAGGCCGCTGCCAGGCGGATTGGTTATAAAGATCCGGTTGGACAGCCCTTATCGTTCGGACAAAAACCGGGAACAATTGTGGGGCTGATCGAAGATTTTCATTTCAACTCATTGCACAATCCGATTCGGCCACTCATTATTCGGTTAGCTGAGAACTGGAACCATGACAATGTTCTGATTCGAACCAAACCTGGCCAAACCGAACAGGCATTAGCCAGTGTCGAGGCACTTTGTCGGAAACTAAACCCTAAGTTTCCATTTTCTTATTCGTTTGTCGATTCCGATTATGCGACGCTCTATAAAAGCGAAACCGTTGTTGGCACACTGGCTACCGTTTTCGCGTTCCTGGCTATTTTCATTGCCTGCCTTGGCTTATTTGGTTTAGCTGCCTTCACAACCGAGCAGCGGACCAAGGAAATTGGGGTTCGGAAAGTACTCGGTGCATCGGTATACAGCATTGCCACCCTGCTCTCCAAAGACTTTTTGAAGCTGGTTCTGGTTGCCATTGTTACTGCTTCTCCCATTGCCTGGTACGTGATGAATCAATGGCTTCAGAATTTCGCCTACAAAATCACCATCAGTTGGTGGGTGTTTGTGTTGGCGGGTTTCCTCGCTACTGGTATTGCCTTATTGACGGTGAGTTTCCAGAGTATCAAAGCGGCCCTGATGAATCCAGTCAAATCATTACGATCGGAATAA
- a CDS encoding permease prefix domain 2-containing transporter — protein sequence MATNSSPRWANWLLETFGNPDTLEEVEGDLLELYDYWVQTMGKRKANWRYTFSALKLLRPFAKRKKTNGYPTSYLYSPTMIRNYFKIAWRNLLKYKLFSLINIVGLSLAIPSALMALIQIVNYYEYDNFHRDSDRIVRVITDEKNKDGELTNWASSPVLLAKHIKENLAGIDNSATIIRDFDWILSNGIKTKNIKAIYADESFYELFNFPLEKGTYPVEPNTIVLTYETAQWFFRDADPIGNVLEHPKYGAFKIVGVLKPFNQKKTQFRTDVIIPMIGYLGLNSKTNNWSALNAHTFIKIAKGKTSIDLDKQLSQTSAEVNKLIGPAVNTTLRFKAQYLAEISPSKEILKNDPYIQDFRSIYINFGFQLIIILLAAFNYINLTLARSMNRGREVGVRKVMGATKSQLVLQFLTESVLVSYLALGIGLFLLWFIKNQVHVSWLNWDIDHLGYLILLFFVFNLILGLVAGASPSLILSSFQPVNVLKGSILPTTFGKIGLRKSLIIGQFTIALTYIFFTGHAFYQTNYMATDNENYRRDHILNINLAGNQNKQFAAEISTIKDVQKIGYTSLSFGNKPAYSSIKNGKNEASRSAFYYAADHNFIENMGLKIMAGKNLIESNSESPSPMVVVNQKLVENLKLGSEQDAIGKLILVNDTLSATIIGVVSNFCHYDYERKIEPIIFQYRPSLFKIMCLKTSAVDDRKALEATIKNVWKKYSPYVEMNALWLDTDMYERYYPYEDMQFAGMESIVIFVIAILGLIGILTYSLEKRTKEIGIRKVMGATGSEVIKLMSADFIKLLAIATAIAIPLGIAIAMYMNSYLVFNNGISYLTMSFLLLIVLGIALGAVGYFSWKAAQTNPAKTLRAE from the coding sequence ATGGCTACCAATTCATCACCCCGCTGGGCCAACTGGCTCCTGGAGACCTTCGGGAATCCCGACACGTTGGAAGAAGTTGAAGGCGATCTGCTCGAACTCTACGACTACTGGGTGCAGACGATGGGGAAGCGAAAAGCCAATTGGCGATATACGTTCAGTGCGCTCAAGTTATTAAGACCATTCGCCAAACGAAAAAAGACAAACGGTTATCCAACAAGCTATCTATACAGCCCAACCATGATACGTAACTATTTTAAAATCGCGTGGAGGAATCTGTTAAAATATAAACTCTTTTCCCTAATTAATATAGTAGGATTAAGTCTTGCCATTCCTTCCGCATTGATGGCATTAATTCAGATTGTAAATTATTACGAATACGATAATTTTCACCGGGATAGCGACCGGATAGTACGAGTAATAACCGACGAAAAAAATAAAGATGGCGAACTGACAAACTGGGCCTCAAGCCCTGTTCTATTGGCCAAACATATTAAGGAAAATCTTGCGGGTATCGATAATTCGGCGACTATAATAAGAGACTTCGATTGGATTTTAAGCAATGGAATAAAAACAAAAAACATAAAGGCAATTTATGCCGATGAATCCTTTTATGAACTATTTAATTTCCCATTAGAAAAAGGTACTTATCCCGTTGAACCTAATACAATTGTTCTCACTTACGAGACTGCCCAATGGTTCTTTAGAGATGCAGATCCGATTGGTAATGTTCTTGAACATCCAAAGTATGGCGCTTTTAAAATTGTTGGCGTTCTAAAACCATTCAATCAGAAAAAAACTCAGTTCAGAACCGATGTAATTATACCGATGATCGGTTATTTGGGCCTCAATAGTAAAACAAATAATTGGTCAGCACTGAATGCGCATACGTTTATAAAAATAGCGAAAGGAAAGACTTCTATCGACCTTGATAAGCAGTTATCACAAACCTCGGCGGAAGTCAATAAATTAATTGGACCGGCGGTAAATACAACCCTACGTTTCAAAGCACAATACTTGGCAGAAATTTCGCCATCAAAGGAAATATTAAAGAACGACCCCTATATTCAGGACTTCAGGAGTATTTATATAAACTTTGGATTTCAATTAATTATCATTTTACTGGCGGCTTTTAATTATATCAATCTTACACTTGCCCGATCTATGAACCGAGGCCGTGAAGTAGGTGTAAGAAAAGTAATGGGTGCAACAAAATCTCAACTTGTTCTTCAATTTTTAACTGAATCGGTATTAGTTTCTTATTTGGCCCTGGGTATTGGTTTGTTTTTATTATGGTTTATAAAGAATCAGGTTCATGTTTCCTGGCTCAATTGGGATATTGACCATCTGGGCTACCTTATTCTGTTGTTTTTCGTTTTCAACCTGATTCTGGGTTTAGTCGCTGGGGCGTCTCCAAGTCTTATATTGTCTTCCTTTCAACCTGTCAACGTGTTGAAAGGAAGTATTTTACCTACGACTTTTGGGAAAATAGGTTTACGAAAATCATTAATAATCGGTCAATTTACGATAGCGTTGACATATATATTTTTTACTGGTCATGCGTTTTATCAAACAAATTATATGGCCACTGATAATGAAAATTACCGGCGCGATCATATACTTAATATAAACCTGGCCGGAAATCAAAATAAACAGTTTGCTGCTGAGATAAGTACCATTAAAGACGTCCAAAAAATAGGATACACCTCCCTTAGTTTTGGTAATAAACCAGCCTATTCTAGTATTAAAAATGGCAAAAATGAAGCATCGAGGTCAGCGTTTTATTATGCCGCAGACCATAATTTTATTGAAAATATGGGTCTGAAAATAATGGCAGGAAAAAACCTAATTGAAAGTAATTCAGAATCACCATCACCTATGGTTGTGGTAAACCAAAAGTTAGTAGAAAATCTTAAACTTGGTTCTGAACAAGACGCAATAGGGAAACTCATTCTTGTGAATGATACTCTTTCCGCAACCATTATAGGGGTTGTTTCAAATTTTTGCCATTATGATTATGAACGTAAAATAGAGCCCATAATTTTCCAGTACCGGCCTTCATTATTTAAAATTATGTGCCTGAAAACAAGCGCTGTAGATGATAGAAAAGCTCTTGAAGCCACGATAAAAAACGTATGGAAGAAATACAGTCCTTACGTGGAAATGAATGCTTTATGGCTGGATACAGATATGTACGAACGCTATTATCCTTATGAAGACATGCAGTTTGCGGGTATGGAAAGCATTGTGATTTTTGTGATAGCCATATTAGGACTCATCGGTATACTTACTTACAGTTTAGAAAAACGAACGAAAGAAATAGGCATCAGAAAAGTAATGGGCGCTACTGGCTCTGAAGTGATAAAATTGATGTCAGCTGACTTTATTAAACTGCTGGCCATTGCAACTGCCATAGCCATTCCTCTCGGAATAGCCATCGCCATGTACATGAATAGTTATCTTGTTTTTAATAATGGGATAAGTTATTTAACCATGTCCTTTCTTCTATTAATTGTCTTAGGTATTGCGTTAGGGGCGGTAGGGTATTTTTCATGGAAAGCAGCTCAAACCAACCCGGCAAAAACATTGAGGGCAGAGTAA